One Actinospica robiniae DSM 44927 genomic region harbors:
- a CDS encoding dihydrofolate reductase family protein produces the protein MPDTELKLAGPGTSTRPLEILYEHPDIAGRPLPAGLHALYGGGLDLPSPCLYANFVASIDGVAALGPEHPSSGSAISGREPADRFVMGLLRAFASAVLIGAGTLRATPTHHWTPEHVYRAAAPEFAALRASRGLSAQPELVIATARGDLPADHPALEAGAVIATTEAGARRLAGRIPGTCTILALGDSPTIDPAVLMQAVRARGHAVVLTEAGPRLIGRLVDRGLLDELFLTIAPVLAGRDRIPRAGLIADLELLPGRRETADLVGLRRQASVLFLRYRLSSPQPQPKVKE, from the coding sequence GTGCCCGATACTGAGCTCAAGCTGGCCGGGCCGGGCACCTCCACCCGGCCACTGGAGATCCTCTACGAGCACCCGGACATAGCCGGCCGGCCCCTGCCCGCAGGCCTCCACGCGCTCTACGGCGGCGGTTTGGATCTGCCCTCGCCGTGTCTTTACGCGAACTTCGTCGCCTCGATCGACGGTGTGGCCGCGCTCGGGCCGGAGCACCCCTCATCCGGATCGGCAATCAGCGGCCGGGAGCCCGCCGACCGGTTCGTCATGGGTCTGCTACGCGCCTTCGCGAGCGCAGTCCTGATCGGCGCCGGCACTCTTCGCGCCACTCCGACACACCATTGGACCCCCGAGCACGTCTACCGTGCGGCAGCACCCGAGTTCGCCGCGCTCCGCGCTTCTCGCGGACTGTCCGCGCAGCCCGAGCTCGTGATAGCCACCGCGCGCGGCGATCTGCCCGCCGACCACCCCGCCCTCGAGGCGGGAGCCGTGATCGCCACCACCGAAGCCGGAGCCCGCCGCCTGGCCGGACGCATACCCGGAACGTGCACGATCCTGGCCCTCGGCGACTCGCCGACGATCGACCCGGCCGTGCTCATGCAGGCCGTCCGCGCGCGCGGACACGCCGTCGTCCTCACCGAGGCCGGACCCCGCCTGATCGGCCGACTGGTGGACCGGGGCCTGCTCGACGAGCTGTTCCTCACCATCGCACCCGTCCTCGCCGGCCGCGACCGGATCCCGCGCGCCGGGCTGATCGCAGACCTCGAGCTGCTCCCGGGCCGCCGGGAGACCGCCGACCTGGTCGGTCTGCGCCGCCAGGCCTCGGTCCTGTTCCTGCGCTACCGGCTGTCCTCGCCTCAGCCTCAGCCGAAGGTGAAGGAGTAG
- a CDS encoding cytochrome c biogenesis protein CcdA: protein MPALVLIGFLGGVITGISPCVLPVLPVVFLSGSGGAATASGTAGASGASGTGGNKAGGTKAARERARLERMRKLRRDRLRPYLIVAGLALSFSLITLLGTLVLSVLPLPKDIIRWAGLVVLVLLGIGMLFPRVEALLERPFARIPQLRVTGDHGGFVLGLALGAVYVPCAGPVLAAITVAGATGKIGAHTIALTLAFGLGTTLPLLFFALAGRRIAERVRAFRDRQRKVRALAGVMVVALAVALTFNVTDALQRAIPDYTNTLNTALDHAGAGLISSGQSQDLQACAEEAAATLQNCGTQPKIDGIQQWLNTPGDAALTPAQLKGKVVLVDFWAYSCINCQRAITHVEAWYQNYAADGLVVIGVHTPEYAFEHVASNVQAGVARLHITYPVALDNNYTTWNDFGNESWPAEYLVDSTGEVRHVSIGEGDYSQTESLIRQLLTAAHPTVALPAATDVRDTTPTNQNQTPETYLGAERADSFAGSSAGSLTDGTSKYSYPPSLPTSAFALTGNWNVADESITSGAGAGIELNFDADYVYLDVGGTGTVTATVDGKTTVYNVSGAPDIYTVVGGSTPQSGTLTLTLSPGLSAYSFTFG, encoded by the coding sequence GTGCCGGCTTTGGTGTTGATCGGCTTCCTCGGCGGCGTGATCACGGGTATCTCCCCGTGCGTGCTGCCGGTGTTGCCGGTGGTCTTCCTGTCCGGATCCGGCGGCGCGGCGACCGCGTCGGGGACAGCCGGCGCGTCGGGCGCATCGGGCACGGGCGGGAACAAGGCAGGAGGGACCAAAGCGGCCCGCGAACGCGCCCGGCTGGAGCGCATGCGCAAGCTGCGCCGGGACCGACTGCGCCCCTATCTGATCGTCGCCGGTCTGGCGCTGAGCTTCAGCCTGATAACCCTGCTGGGCACCCTCGTGCTCAGTGTCCTGCCGCTGCCCAAGGACATCATCCGCTGGGCCGGCCTCGTCGTCCTCGTCCTGCTCGGCATCGGGATGCTCTTCCCGCGCGTGGAGGCGCTCCTCGAGCGCCCGTTCGCGCGGATCCCCCAGCTGCGGGTGACCGGCGACCACGGCGGCTTCGTCCTCGGACTCGCGCTCGGCGCCGTGTACGTCCCGTGCGCCGGACCGGTACTCGCCGCGATCACGGTCGCCGGCGCCACCGGGAAGATCGGCGCGCATACGATCGCACTGACCCTCGCCTTCGGCCTGGGCACCACGCTTCCGCTGCTCTTCTTCGCCCTCGCCGGCCGGCGCATCGCCGAGCGGGTACGGGCGTTCCGCGACCGGCAGCGCAAGGTGCGGGCGCTGGCCGGAGTGATGGTCGTCGCGCTCGCCGTGGCTTTGACCTTCAACGTCACCGACGCCCTGCAACGCGCCATCCCGGACTACACCAACACGCTGAACACGGCGTTGGACCACGCCGGAGCCGGGCTGATCAGCTCGGGCCAGTCCCAGGACCTGCAGGCCTGCGCGGAGGAAGCCGCCGCCACGCTGCAGAACTGCGGCACCCAGCCCAAGATCGACGGGATCCAGCAGTGGCTGAACACCCCCGGCGACGCGGCGCTGACCCCGGCGCAGCTCAAGGGCAAGGTCGTCCTCGTCGACTTCTGGGCCTACTCGTGCATCAACTGCCAGCGCGCGATCACGCACGTCGAGGCCTGGTATCAGAACTATGCCGCCGACGGCCTGGTCGTGATCGGCGTGCACACGCCCGAGTACGCCTTCGAGCACGTCGCGTCGAACGTGCAGGCCGGCGTGGCCCGGCTGCACATCACCTACCCGGTCGCGCTGGACAACAACTACACGACCTGGAACGACTTCGGCAATGAATCCTGGCCGGCGGAATACCTCGTGGACTCGACCGGCGAGGTCCGCCACGTGTCGATCGGCGAAGGCGACTACTCGCAGACCGAGTCACTGATCCGGCAGCTGCTCACCGCCGCGCACCCCACGGTCGCGCTCCCCGCCGCGACGGATGTGCGCGACACCACCCCCACCAATCAGAATCAGACCCCGGAGACGTACCTGGGCGCCGAGCGCGCGGACAGCTTCGCCGGCAGCTCGGCCGGCTCGCTGACCGACGGCACGAGCAAGTACAGCTATCCGCCTTCGCTGCCCACCAGCGCGTTCGCGCTCACCGGCAACTGGAATGTGGCCGACGAGTCGATCACCTCGGGCGCCGGCGCCGGCATCGAGCTGAACTTCGACGCGGACTACGTCTACCTGGACGTCGGCGGCACCGGCACCGTCACCGCCACTGTCGACGGCAAGACCACTGTCTACAACGTCTCCGGCGCGCCGGACATCTACACCGTGGTCGGCGGTAGCACCCCGCAGTCCGGCACGCTCACCCTCACCCTGTCACCCGGGCTGAGCGCCTACTCCTTCACCTTCGGCTGA
- a CDS encoding LysE family translocator yields MRPSLILAFLAAVFPLVATPGASLTLVVREVTARGRGRALPIILGTVTGLYVHATLAIAGLSALVMHSSTDFEIVRLLGAAYLIGLGVHCWRTVPTPPGDGTPAEREPRGAVASYGQAVLANVLNPKAASIFLTLVPQFLDVHHELAPQILTLATAQGLLVAAWLTGWTVVLSGANRFLASARAKGRWKRITGCVLIGLGLRSALA; encoded by the coding sequence GTGCGGCCTTCACTCATCCTCGCGTTCCTCGCCGCCGTCTTCCCGCTGGTCGCCACGCCGGGCGCCAGCCTCACACTGGTCGTCCGAGAGGTCACCGCGCGCGGCCGCGGCCGTGCGCTGCCGATCATCCTCGGCACCGTCACCGGCCTCTACGTCCACGCCACACTGGCCATCGCCGGCCTTTCCGCGCTGGTCATGCACTCCAGCACGGACTTCGAGATCGTCCGGCTGCTCGGAGCCGCCTACCTGATCGGACTCGGCGTGCACTGCTGGCGCACCGTCCCCACTCCCCCGGGCGACGGCACGCCGGCCGAGCGCGAACCGCGCGGCGCAGTCGCCTCGTACGGCCAGGCCGTACTCGCGAACGTGCTGAACCCGAAGGCCGCGTCCATCTTCCTGACCCTCGTCCCGCAGTTCCTCGACGTCCACCACGAACTCGCGCCGCAGATCCTGACCCTGGCGACCGCTCAGGGCCTGCTCGTCGCCGCCTGGCTGACGGGCTGGACGGTCGTCCTGTCCGGGGCGAACCGCTTCCTGGCATCGGCACGCGCGAAGGGGAGGTGGAAGCGCATCACCGGCTGCGTACTCATCGGCCTCGGCTTGCGCAGCGCGCTCGCCTGA
- a CDS encoding metallophosphoesterase yields the protein MTLLAHISDLHLDGTPRATERLERAAAYLRSLPTPPDALLVTGDIADRGNPAAYREAGKLLDAPYPVLFCPGNHDARGVLRAELLGETEDGRHDRPVNTARRINDLTILMCDSTIPGREDGRLDEATTAWIEDTLADPEHTGPALLAMHHPPVPVGHPLPDSVPLTNPDTLAELLHRHPQIIAVLTGHAHTAAASSFASRPVLLAPAVTWTLVVPPRPEQIADREAPVGIALHLVDDGRIITHFRTVESIVASAAASGE from the coding sequence ATGACGCTGCTCGCCCACATCAGTGATCTTCATCTCGACGGCACGCCCCGCGCGACGGAGCGCCTCGAGCGCGCCGCCGCCTATCTGCGGTCCCTGCCGACCCCGCCCGACGCGCTCCTGGTCACCGGCGACATCGCCGACCGCGGCAACCCGGCCGCCTACCGGGAAGCCGGCAAGCTGCTCGACGCGCCCTACCCCGTGCTCTTCTGCCCGGGCAATCACGACGCCCGCGGCGTGCTCCGAGCGGAGTTGCTCGGCGAGACGGAGGACGGCCGACACGACAGGCCGGTCAACACCGCTCGCCGTATCAATGATCTGACCATCCTGATGTGCGACTCCACCATCCCGGGCCGGGAGGACGGACGTCTCGACGAGGCCACCACGGCCTGGATCGAGGACACCCTCGCAGACCCCGAACACACCGGGCCCGCGCTGCTGGCCATGCACCACCCGCCCGTTCCGGTCGGCCATCCCCTGCCGGACTCGGTGCCCCTGACCAACCCCGACACCCTCGCCGAGCTTTTGCACCGGCATCCGCAGATCATCGCCGTGCTCACCGGCCACGCCCACACGGCCGCCGCGTCCAGCTTCGCCTCCCGGCCCGTCCTGCTCGCCCCCGCCGTCACCTGGACCCTCGTCGTCCCGCCGCGGCCTGAGCAGATCGCCGACCGCGAGGCGCCCGTGGGCATCGCGCTGCATCTCGTCGACGACGGCCGGATCATCACCCACTTCCGAACCGTGGAAAGCATCGTCGCAAGCGCCGCGGCAAGCGGAGAGTAG
- a CDS encoding ABATE domain-containing protein, with protein sequence MRRWLALELAGTIRHDGNGGVADDLLTPADLAGWIRAQDELLSPQRIEPGLVESERALSEVLAVRTAARALFARVVAPAPPSRADAGRLPNAADALAALNCAAARVQTALSLEWPVEGEPSLRFTDESVDPVDRLTALLAREAMLFLADADSGRLAACNAPRCVRYFLKDHGRQEYCKPSCSNRARAARHYRRHEGSAEGGSVTA encoded by the coding sequence ATGCGGCGGTGGCTGGCGCTGGAGCTGGCGGGCACGATTCGGCACGACGGCAACGGAGGCGTCGCCGACGACCTGCTCACCCCGGCCGACCTGGCCGGATGGATCCGCGCGCAGGATGAGCTGCTGAGCCCGCAGCGCATCGAGCCGGGTCTCGTGGAGAGCGAACGAGCGCTGAGTGAAGTCCTCGCCGTGCGCACGGCCGCCCGCGCGCTTTTCGCCCGCGTCGTCGCGCCCGCCCCGCCAAGCCGCGCGGATGCCGGTCGTCTGCCGAACGCGGCGGACGCGCTCGCGGCCCTCAACTGTGCGGCGGCGCGCGTGCAGACGGCCCTGAGCCTCGAGTGGCCCGTCGAAGGCGAGCCGAGCCTGCGCTTCACGGACGAGTCCGTTGATCCGGTGGACCGGCTGACGGCGCTTCTGGCGCGCGAAGCGATGCTGTTCCTGGCAGACGCCGACAGCGGCCGTCTCGCCGCGTGCAACGCGCCGCGCTGCGTGCGGTACTTCCTCAAGGACCACGGTCGGCAGGAGTACTGCAAGCCCTCGTGCAGCAACCGGGCTCGCGCCGCGCGGCACTATCGGCGCCACGAAGGCTCCGCGGAGGGCGGCAGCGTCACGGCGTAG